In Chryseobacterium turcicum, a single window of DNA contains:
- a CDS encoding alpha/beta fold hydrolase, with amino-acid sequence MKPHRKSGYLSTTTDNQTQLFYTLFYPEEIPVKATLQIVHGMQEHSGRYAEIAEYFANRGFAVLTYDHLGHGKSVKDKKDIGFFQLNTPHEKLISDAEKIGKYLMEQYPEVPHFILGHSMGSFITRCLLQKMGNQFSGAIISGTGGPLTGINLVKTYFSLANKIAPQKRTFFNTIFNIVNNKQFKKDKDFSDTSWLSLNPANRNAFSEDELCGIPFTNNAFYALFSVYKKATARNWAQTIPKSFPFLFVSGQNDPIGDFGKGVTKTVENLKLDGFKDVEMKIYPEMRHEILNEEIRENVLNDIHQWLLKFL; translated from the coding sequence ATGAAACCACACCGAAAATCAGGATACTTATCTACAACCACAGACAACCAAACTCAACTCTTTTACACTTTATTTTATCCCGAAGAAATTCCTGTAAAAGCAACTTTACAAATCGTTCACGGGATGCAGGAGCACAGCGGAAGATATGCCGAAATTGCAGAATATTTTGCCAATCGAGGATTTGCGGTGTTGACGTATGACCATTTAGGACACGGAAAATCGGTGAAAGACAAAAAAGATATTGGTTTTTTCCAGCTTAATACCCCTCATGAAAAACTGATTTCAGATGCCGAAAAAATAGGCAAATATTTGATGGAACAATATCCGGAGGTTCCTCATTTTATTTTGGGACATTCGATGGGTTCTTTTATTACGCGCTGTCTTCTTCAAAAAATGGGCAATCAATTTTCAGGTGCCATTATTTCAGGAACCGGCGGACCTTTAACGGGAATTAATTTAGTGAAAACCTACTTTTCATTAGCCAATAAAATAGCTCCTCAAAAACGTACTTTTTTCAATACCATTTTTAATATTGTCAACAATAAGCAATTTAAAAAAGATAAAGATTTTAGCGATACAAGTTGGCTTAGCCTGAATCCGGCCAATAGAAATGCTTTTTCTGAGGATGAACTTTGCGGAATTCCGTTTACCAACAATGCTTTTTATGCGTTATTCAGTGTTTACAAAAAAGCAACGGCGAGAAATTGGGCACAAACCATCCCAAAGTCCTTCCCTTTTCTTTTTGTAAGCGGGCAAAATGACCCTATCGGAGATTTTGGAAAAGGCGTGACAAAGACCGTTGAGAATTTAAAGCTTGATGGTTTCAAAGACGTAGAAATGAAAATCTATCCCGAGATGCGCCATGAAATATTGAATGAAGAAATCAGAGAAAATGTTTTGAATGACATTCATCAATGGTTATTGAAATTTTTATAA
- a CDS encoding adenylosuccinate synthase translates to MSTYVVVGLQYGDEGKGKITDVLSAKSDYVVRFQGGDNAGHTVYVGEEKFVLHLLPSGVLQCKGKCIIANGVVVNPKSFIKEVNQIESKNMRTDHIFISRRAHVIMPYHILLDTYREEEHGGTQIGTTKKGIGPCYEDKIARVGIRMVDLLNPEILRDKIEKNLKIKNSLFEKYFGKPTLDVEEIYNEYLEIGKQLQHRIVDTEVELNEAIRDGKNVLFEGAQALMLDIDFGTYPYVTSSSPSTGGVCSGAGVPPTALKNLIGVAKAYCTRVGNGPFPSELDNELGEKIRQIGGEFGATTGRPRRTGWLDLVSLKHACMINGINNLVITKLDVLTGIGNLKIVTHYKTEDGKIIDYFTSSTEKLYNYETICEELPGWTEDITKARSYDELPETAQQYIEFIEKYLGINVYLVSVGPERSQNIIRKELF, encoded by the coding sequence ATGTCAACTTACGTAGTTGTAGGTCTTCAATATGGAGATGAAGGTAAAGGAAAAATAACGGATGTTTTATCTGCAAAATCAGATTATGTGGTGCGTTTCCAAGGGGGCGACAACGCTGGTCACACGGTTTATGTAGGTGAAGAGAAATTCGTTTTGCACCTTCTTCCATCGGGAGTTCTTCAGTGCAAAGGGAAGTGTATCATTGCCAATGGTGTAGTGGTAAATCCTAAATCTTTCATTAAGGAGGTGAATCAGATCGAAAGCAAAAACATGAGAACTGATCACATTTTCATCAGCAGAAGAGCGCATGTCATCATGCCTTACCACATTCTTTTGGATACTTACCGTGAGGAAGAGCACGGAGGAACACAAATCGGAACCACGAAAAAAGGAATCGGACCTTGCTATGAAGATAAAATTGCAAGAGTGGGAATCAGAATGGTAGACCTTCTGAATCCTGAGATTTTAAGAGACAAAATCGAGAAAAACTTAAAAATTAAGAATTCTCTTTTTGAAAAATATTTCGGAAAACCAACGTTAGACGTTGAAGAAATTTACAACGAATATCTAGAAATCGGAAAACAGCTTCAACACAGAATTGTTGACACCGAAGTTGAGTTAAACGAGGCGATCAGAGATGGTAAAAACGTTTTATTCGAAGGAGCGCAAGCGTTGATGCTAGACATCGACTTCGGAACATATCCTTACGTTACTTCATCTTCTCCATCTACAGGAGGCGTTTGTTCAGGAGCAGGAGTTCCACCAACGGCGCTTAAAAACTTAATCGGTGTTGCAAAAGCATACTGTACAAGAGTTGGTAACGGACCTTTCCCATCTGAATTAGACAACGAATTGGGTGAGAAAATCAGACAAATCGGTGGTGAGTTCGGAGCAACTACAGGAAGGCCAAGAAGAACAGGTTGGTTAGACCTTGTTTCTTTGAAGCATGCTTGTATGATTAACGGTATCAATAACTTAGTAATTACGAAATTAGACGTTCTTACCGGGATTGGAAACCTTAAAATCGTAACACATTACAAAACTGAAGACGGAAAAATCATCGATTATTTCACTTCTTCAACAGAGAAATTATACAATTACGAGACAATTTGCGAAGAATTACCAGGTTGGACGGAAGATATCACAAAAGCTAGAAGCTACGACGAACTTCCAGAAACGGCTCAGCAATACATCGAGTTTATCGAAAAGTATTTGGGAATCAACGTTTACTTAGTTTCTGTAGGTCCTGAAAGAAGTCAGAACATCATCAGAAAAGAATTATTCTAA
- a CDS encoding energy transducer TonB, with amino-acid sequence MKHLEHNQEFRLNEILFENRNKAYGAYALRTESDRILTKAFFIGVGLLAAVSMIPTVISAFNGGGSGTITTVCEFPDIDMIDPVDPPVEVVLPPQTVTPPPPSVKQFDSQVVTPTKNADESNIVTDIPEDAIAGVKNDFDAPVAPRINVPTSVISGPGTVVPPRVVPPAIVKDPNEIETELSVGAKFEGGIDAFRNKVMNKFDVSAFQEEGSVSTTVTFIVETNGTISDIKTNGKDASFNAEAIRTIKAVKGKWEPGKNKKGESVRSYFKFPITMKFDN; translated from the coding sequence ATGAAACACCTAGAACACAACCAGGAATTTCGACTGAACGAAATCCTTTTCGAAAACCGGAACAAAGCGTATGGGGCATATGCATTAAGAACGGAATCAGACAGAATCTTAACCAAAGCATTTTTTATAGGTGTCGGTTTATTGGCTGCGGTTTCTATGATTCCAACTGTAATTTCTGCTTTTAATGGAGGAGGAAGTGGAACTATTACAACAGTTTGTGAATTTCCTGATATTGATATGATTGATCCTGTTGATCCGCCAGTTGAAGTAGTTTTACCTCCACAAACTGTTACGCCTCCACCACCAAGTGTAAAACAGTTCGATTCACAAGTGGTAACTCCTACGAAAAATGCAGACGAAAGTAATATCGTAACAGATATTCCCGAAGATGCCATTGCAGGAGTGAAAAATGATTTTGATGCTCCGGTTGCTCCAAGAATTAATGTTCCTACAAGTGTGATTTCAGGTCCTGGAACTGTGGTTCCACCAAGAGTTGTTCCACCGGCTATAGTAAAAGACCCAAATGAAATTGAGACTGAATTAAGCGTAGGCGCAAAATTCGAAGGAGGTATTGATGCTTTCAGAAATAAAGTGATGAATAAGTTTGATGTTTCTGCTTTTCAAGAGGAAGGTAGTGTTTCTACCACAGTTACTTTTATTGTAGAAACAAACGGTACCATTTCAGATATTAAAACCAACGGAAAAGATGCTTCTTTCAATGCAGAAGCAATCAGAACCATTAAAGCTGTAAAAGGAAAATGGGAGCCGGGCAAAAATAAAAAAGGGGAATCTGTAAGAAGTTATTTTAAGTTTCCAATCACCATGAAATTTGATAATTAA
- a CDS encoding ParA family protein → MAKIIGIANQKGGVGKTTTAVNLAAALGILEKKILIIDADPQANATSGLGVEEVPYSTYNLLEHSVETRLCIQQTTTPNLDIIPSHIDLVAAEIELVDKVNREYMLKKALEEIRDDYDYIIIDCAPSLGLITVNALTAADSVIIPIQCEYFALEGLGKLLNTIKNVQKIHNKDLDIEGLLLTMYDSRLRLSNQVVEEVNSHFPEMVFETIISRNVRLSEAPSFGESILNYDAESKGAIQYIQLAEEVLLNNENLVKN, encoded by the coding sequence ATGGCAAAAATTATAGGTATCGCTAATCAGAAAGGTGGAGTAGGAAAGACTACTACTGCCGTAAATTTAGCTGCAGCATTAGGTATTTTAGAAAAGAAAATCCTAATTATTGATGCAGATCCACAGGCAAATGCAACATCAGGTCTTGGTGTGGAAGAAGTGCCATATTCTACCTATAATCTTTTGGAACATAGTGTTGAAACCAGACTCTGTATTCAGCAAACAACAACTCCAAATTTAGATATCATACCTTCTCACATCGATTTGGTAGCTGCCGAAATTGAATTGGTAGACAAAGTGAATCGTGAGTATATGTTAAAAAAGGCATTGGAGGAAATAAGAGACGATTACGACTATATCATCATCGATTGTGCACCGAGTTTAGGTTTGATTACAGTGAATGCTTTAACAGCAGCTGATTCTGTGATTATCCCAATCCAATGTGAATATTTTGCTTTGGAAGGTCTTGGAAAACTTTTAAATACGATTAAAAACGTTCAGAAAATTCATAATAAAGATTTAGATATCGAAGGATTGTTGTTGACAATGTACGACAGCCGTTTGAGACTTTCTAATCAGGTGGTAGAAGAAGTAAATTCTCACTTCCCAGAGATGGTTTTTGAAACCATTATCAGCAGAAACGTAAGATTGAGTGAAGCACCAAGTTTCGGTGAAAGTATCTTAAATTATGATGCTGAAAGTAAAGGTGCCATTCAATATATTCAGCTTGCAGAAGAGGTATTGTTGAATAACGAAAATTTAGTAAAAAACTAA